A window of Alkalibaculum bacchi contains these coding sequences:
- a CDS encoding pyrimidine-nucleoside phosphorylase, with the protein MRMYDIILKKREGGELSTEEINYFVKEYTKGTIPDYQASALLMAIFLKKMSRRETVDLTKAMMNSGDVLDLSQIEGVVVDKHSTGGVGDKTTLILAPLIASCGIPMAKMAGRGLGHTGGTIDKLESIEGFNTQMSEEDFIQQVNKIGVAISGQTGDLAPADKKIYALRDVTATVDNLSLIASSVMSKKLASGAQGILLDVKMGNGAFMKSEEDAVELGKIMIDIGTNMSKDVVAIISDMEQPLGRTVGNAIEVKEAIEVLQGGGPEDLVELCLVLGSELLLLAGLNVTREEARNLIKEKIKSREAFRKFVELVKAQGGKEEQVLHPETLPKGKYEIKFISDNTQYIAHIEAEKVGSCALLLGAGRENKESKIDLGVGIYLNKKVGEQVNKGEAIATIYANDEERGKQTIEKLKTCYQYSDTPIEERKLIYGIYDKSNVK; encoded by the coding sequence ATGAGGATGTATGATATTATTCTGAAGAAACGAGAAGGGGGAGAGCTTTCAACGGAAGAAATCAATTATTTTGTAAAAGAGTACACCAAGGGAACCATACCCGACTATCAAGCATCTGCTCTATTAATGGCTATATTTTTAAAAAAGATGTCCCGTAGAGAAACAGTTGATTTGACTAAAGCGATGATGAACTCAGGAGATGTTTTGGATTTATCTCAAATAGAAGGGGTAGTTGTGGACAAACATAGTACAGGAGGAGTAGGGGACAAAACTACTTTGATTTTAGCACCATTAATCGCTTCTTGTGGTATACCCATGGCTAAGATGGCAGGTAGAGGACTAGGCCATACAGGAGGCACAATTGACAAATTAGAGTCTATAGAAGGATTTAATACTCAAATGTCAGAAGAAGATTTCATCCAACAAGTAAATAAAATAGGCGTAGCCATATCAGGTCAAACAGGTGATTTAGCACCAGCAGATAAGAAAATATATGCATTAAGGGATGTAACAGCAACTGTAGATAATCTATCCCTTATTGCTAGTAGTGTAATGAGTAAAAAATTAGCCTCAGGAGCACAGGGAATTCTCTTAGATGTTAAGATGGGGAATGGCGCTTTTATGAAGTCAGAAGAAGATGCTGTAGAATTAGGAAAGATAATGATCGATATTGGCACAAATATGAGCAAGGACGTAGTAGCAATCATATCTGATATGGAACAGCCTTTAGGTAGGACTGTGGGAAATGCCATAGAAGTCAAAGAGGCTATTGAAGTCCTACAAGGTGGAGGTCCAGAGGATCTAGTAGAATTGTGTCTTGTATTAGGCTCAGAACTTCTACTATTAGCAGGACTTAATGTAACACGTGAAGAAGCTAGAAATCTTATTAAAGAGAAAATCAAGAGCAGAGAAGCTTTTAGAAAGTTCGTAGAGCTTGTTAAAGCACAAGGGGGAAAAGAAGAACAAGTACTTCATCCTGAAACATTGCCTAAGGGAAAATACGAAATAAAGTTTATTTCAGATAATACTCAGTACATCGCTCATATAGAAGCAGAAAAAGTTGGCTCATGTGCTTTACTATTGGGCGCTGGGAGAGAAAATAAAGAAAGCAAAATCGATTTAGGTGTTGGGATTTACTTAAACAAAAAAGTTGGCGAACAAGTAAACAAAGGTGAAGCTATTGCTACAATTTACGCCAATGATGAAGAAAGAGGAAAACAAACAATAGAAAAACTAAAAACATGTTATCAGTACTCTGATACACCAATAGAAGAAAGAAAGCTTATTTATGGCATATACGATAAAAGTAATGTAAAGTAA
- a CDS encoding FAD-dependent oxidoreductase, which produces MKVVIIGGGWSGLAAAITAKKAGADVEIYEKTDLVLGLGNIGGIMRNNGRYTAAEELIALGAGDLISITDKATRHKNIDFPGHEHAWLYDINIIEPMVKKYVENMGIKIFLKTRVIDVKKEEDHIVGIVLYDGSFVSGDVFIETTGSTGPMGNCLRYGNGCSMCVLRCPAFGPRVSISSRAGVPDLQGEREEDIYGAFSGSCKLGKETLSPEIIRQLDETGVVVLKVPPEDINLDKLNQKVCQQYALKEFAENVVLLDTGHAKLMTSYYPLEKLRKIKGLEKAQYMDPYAGGKGNSIRYLSVAPRENNMKVAGLNNLFCAGEKSGLFVGHTEAICTGSLAGHNAVRWHLGMPLLILPRSIAIGDLLAYESEMTNTVEGKRKRYTFAGAGYFNRMKELGLYSINSEEISSRVKKSNLENIFAQRLV; this is translated from the coding sequence ATGAAAGTTGTAATAATAGGTGGTGGATGGTCTGGCTTGGCAGCTGCAATAACGGCAAAAAAAGCAGGTGCAGATGTAGAAATTTATGAAAAGACAGATTTAGTCCTAGGTTTAGGTAATATTGGCGGTATTATGAGAAATAACGGAAGGTATACCGCAGCAGAAGAATTGATTGCATTAGGTGCAGGAGATTTGATCTCTATAACAGATAAAGCTACAAGACATAAAAACATCGATTTTCCAGGTCACGAACACGCTTGGTTATATGATATAAATATTATAGAGCCTATGGTAAAAAAATATGTGGAAAACATGGGCATCAAAATTTTCCTTAAAACTAGAGTTATTGATGTAAAAAAAGAAGAAGATCATATCGTAGGAATTGTCTTATACGATGGAAGTTTTGTCTCTGGAGATGTATTTATAGAAACTACAGGCTCTACTGGACCTATGGGCAATTGTCTTAGGTATGGAAATGGCTGTTCTATGTGTGTTCTCAGGTGCCCTGCATTTGGCCCTAGAGTAAGTATTAGTTCAAGAGCTGGAGTCCCTGATTTACAAGGGGAAAGAGAAGAAGATATTTATGGCGCTTTTAGCGGATCTTGTAAGCTTGGAAAAGAAACTTTATCACCAGAAATTATAAGACAATTAGATGAGACAGGAGTGGTTGTTCTAAAGGTTCCACCAGAAGATATAAACTTGGATAAATTGAACCAAAAGGTATGTCAGCAATACGCATTAAAAGAATTTGCTGAAAACGTGGTTTTATTAGATACAGGTCATGCTAAACTGATGACTTCCTATTATCCTCTTGAAAAACTTCGAAAAATTAAAGGCTTAGAAAAAGCACAGTATATGGATCCATATGCAGGCGGAAAAGGAAACTCTATCCGTTATCTTTCTGTAGCGCCCAGAGAAAATAATATGAAAGTAGCTGGATTAAATAATCTTTTCTGTGCAGGTGAAAAATCAGGTTTGTTTGTCGGTCACACGGAAGCCATATGTACAGGATCTCTTGCAGGTCACAATGCAGTCAGATGGCATCTTGGAATGCCTCTTCTTATCTTACCAAGAAGCATAGCAATTGGAGATTTACTAGCTTATGAAAGTGAAATGACGAACACTGTTGAAGGAAAAAGAAAGAGATATACATTTGCAGGTGCGGGTTATTTTAATAGAATGAAGGAATTAGGCTTATATAGCATTAATAGTGAAGAGATTAGCAGTAGAGTGAAGAAATCAAATTTAGAAAATATTTTTGCTCAAAGATTAGTGTAG